In Xylocopa sonorina isolate GNS202 chromosome 3, iyXylSono1_principal, whole genome shotgun sequence, one genomic interval encodes:
- the Slmap gene encoding sarcolemma associated protein, translating to MVVASGEWVQNANFPASQNNSNLKINSTQNNKMTAKGILICRDNSHPFQERTLTLEQPVKIGRSVARARATPNNAFFDCKVLSRNHAVLWYSGGKFYLQDTRSSNGTFVNSQRLSVAGVESAPKEVCSGDIVQFGVDVIDSTKKVTHGCIVATLKLYLPDGKEAKASLSTMVTSPLNISLEDVYNLSQVIREALRREQILHFKLEYLQELVANTQKAANQSWKALIAEDSLLSWVESIESQLAIYSKNYTEDKIRNELVTLQEEKVQYQNAAKEALQKVLQEKLEVTQKLVQLEARLNETEEEGQSLHNVVKYTQTDLQELCNKYTEAQKQLQETTNKLKESEEKIQDIVQEKQVLLKRLDDQSRTEKNLQARLRDSRLDSVNMYKQITALRNYMQVLQDMNSKLISRDMIGPKDEENPVEIFNIILNKLNSIHIDNVDIDAETNFYPLKDEQDNQINLQDMDSNQLNNSDYSFSKEPLLGNDDNLTEYILPPPSRRTLVNGNVNIDNTDMNSESDANSEATDDTCSITSDDTSEKTVLEVKKVEPLSTVAEEIFVPYKMEVRFACQENNKELETSQSPQIVQKLKESEEAEVNVDSMNNIKVSLNGSTNVETNQLEKKDEKDKDSSELEEECKEEHLEGDYVKTLKPLSKNDNAQQSAQTREYVLQTLIGSLDSLKVEDNLESQQAIRKELENLKDWLTCEPHEEIVEKMKELYYRAKNEAQRIQELHEELVILKEKYNAIVEETAELSKKYTTIKAQCGDLLNTTYTVPIHYTILIAILLIWMLFEKIF from the coding sequence ATGGTTGTAGCCAGTGGTGAGTGGGTACAAAATGCCAATTTTCCTGCTAGTCAGAATAATTCCAACCTGAAAATAAACAGCACGCAAAACAACAAAATGACAGCCAAAGGAATCTTGATTTGCCGTGATAATTCACATCCGTTTCAAGAGCGTACATTAACATTGGAGCAACCTGTGAAAATTGGACGCTCGGTAGCTAGGGCCAGGGCTACTCCGAACAATGCATTTTTCGATTGCAAAGTATTGTCTCGAAATCATGCGGTACTGTGGTATTCAGGTGGAAAATTTTATTTACAAGATACGCGTAGTAGTAATGGGACATTTGTTAACAGTCAAAGACTCAGTGTGGCTGGTGTAGAGTCAGCACCTAAGGAAGTATGTTCAGGTGACATAGTGCAATTTGGAGTAGATGTGATAGACAGTACAAAGAAAGTTACGCACGGATGTATAGTAGCtacattaaaattatatttgccAGATGGGAAGGAAGCAAAAGCTAGTCTTAGTACGATGGTGACGTCACCACTTAATATTTCTTTGGAGGATGTTTATAACTTAAGTCAAGTTATACGCGAAGCATTAAGGCGTGAGCAAATACTCCATTTTAAGTTAGAATACCTTCAAGAACTTGTAGCAAATACTCAAAAAGCTGCCAATCAATCATGGAAGGCGTTAATAGCGGAGGATTCTTTGTTGTCTTGGGTGGAGAGTATTGAAAGTCAATTGGCTATTTATTCTAAAAATTATACCGAGGACAAGATTAGAAACGAATTGGTGACTCTTCAAGAAGAAAAAGTACAATACCAGAATGCGGCTAAGGAAGCATTGCAAAAAGTATTACAAGAAAAGTTGGAGGTAACTCAAAAATTAGTTCAGTTAGAAGCACGTTTGAATGAAACAGAAGAGGAGGGCCAAAGTCTTCATAATGTAGTGAAGTACACTCAGACAGACCTTCAGGAGTTATGCAACAAATATACAGAGGCGCAAAAGCAACTGCAGGAAACTACAAACAAATTGAAAGAGAGCGAGGAAAAAATACAAGATATAGTACAGGAGAAACAAGTATTATTAAAGAGACTCGATGATCAATCTAGAACAGAGAAAAATTTGCAGGCCAGATTACGTGATTCTCGATTAGATTCTGTTAATATGTACAAGCAAATCACTGCCCTTAGAAATTACATGCAAGTTTTGCAAGACATGAATTCAAAATTAATATCAAGAGACATGATAGGTCCAAAAGATGAAGAAAATCCCGtggaaatttttaatattattcttaATAAATTGAATTCCATTCACATTGACAATGTAGACATTGACGCAGAGACCAATTTTTATCCTTTAAAAGATGAACAAGATAATCAAATTAACTTACAAGATATGGATTCGAATCAATTGAACAATTCTGATTATTCTTTCTCAAAAGAGCCATTATTGGGTAATGATGATAATTTAACAGAATACATTTTACCACCGCCATCTCGACGAACTTTAGTTAATGGGAATGTAAATATAGATAATACAGATATGAATTCAGAATCTGATGCTAATTCAGAAGCAACAGATGATACGTGCAGTATTACAAGTGATGATACAAGTGAAAAAACTGTTTTAGAAGTTAAAAAAGTGGAACCTCTGTCTACAGTAGCTGAAGAAATTTTTGTACCATATAAAATGGAAGTTAGATTTGCCTGTCAAGAAAATAATAAAGAATTGGAAACCTCTCAGTCCCCTCAAATTGTACAGAAACTAAAAGAGAGCGAAGAAGCAGAAGTTAATGTCGATAGTATGAATAATATTAAGGTCAGTTTAAATGGATCTACTAATGTAGAAACTAATCAACTTGAAAAGAAGGATGAAAAAGATAAAGATAGCAGTGAATTAGAGGAAGAATGTAAAGAGGAACATTTAGAAGGGGATTATGTAAAAACATTGAAACCATTGTCTAAAAATGATAATGCACAGCAAAGTGCTCAGACAAGAGAGTACGTACTGCAAACTTTAATAGGATCTTTAGATTCGTTAAAAGTTGAAGATAATTTAGAATCACAGCAAGCCATCAGGAAGGAGTTAGAAAATCTGAAGGATTGGTTAACTTGTGAACCTCACGAAGAAATTGTTGAGAAAATGAAGGAACTGTATTATCGTGCCAAGAATGAAGCTCAAAGAATTCAAGAGCTCCATGAAGAATTAGTTATTTTAAAAGAGAAATACAACGCGATTGTTGAAGAAACAGCAGAGCTCTCGAAAAAATATACAACTATTAAAGCACAATGTGGTGATTTGTTAAATACGACTTACACCGTACCGATACATTACACGATACTTATTGCGATTCTATTGATATGGATGCTGTTTGAAaagatattttaa
- the LOC143422507 gene encoding zinc finger CCCH domain-containing protein 10, whose translation MKKLKKKLDSGKGGQPSKTAVAVNASGDASPTRVCRDFLRNVCHRGKRCKYLHERSEDDPVEEYTFCHDFQNGMCNWPGCKFLHCTESEEKRFRATGELPVHILSRLKNNNEKSEYPLCKDFIKGSCQRTNCKFRHWKSEEPQHNLMAASHHSVPRPQHNFNGTSNGENRRYEEDRNFHWQMEEQHNVITNNGYNTSSHPPDYIGPPEPKRRIVSGETVVHFEASPLVGQHAAQPVTPGYYYPVIPRNEARAIVLEDENALLRKKIEELKKQVSDLTATNEFLLDQNAQLRMSGKRTANVTAVTVPAVTITNTVPPSQAPTPQQMVNAAVAAGTLRTVTASVATVPVSIATVAPVSIAAVSMAPVSIPPPIVTMAQQTITMSGSGPQATNQQPPNTQQPASLPLSISGATAPLVSYPIMTQELRPVLQ comes from the exons ATGAAGAAGTTGAAAAAAAAGTTAGATAGCGGGAAAGGCGGGCAACCGAGTAAGACGGCAGTTGCAGTGAATGCAAGCGGAGATGCATCACCCACCCGCGTATGCAGAGACTTCCTACGAAACGTGTGTCACAGAGGTAAACGTTGCAAGTACTTGCATGAACGATCCGAAGATGATCCCGTAGAGGAGTACACGTTTTGTCACGACTTTCAAAATGGAATGTGCAATTGGCCCGGGTGCAAGTTTCTCCATTGCACGGAAAGCGAAGAGAAAAGATTCCGAGCAACAGGAGAATTACCTGTTCACATCTTGAGTAGGCTTAAGAATAACAATGAGAAATCCGAATACCCATTGTGCAAAGACTTTATCAAAGGTAGTTGTCAAAGGACGAATTGTAAATTCAGACATTGGAAAAGCGAGGAACCACAGCACAATTTAATGGCCGCGTCCCACCACAGTGTACCTAGGCCGCAACACAATTTCAATGGCACTAGCAATGGTGAGAATCGCAGATACGAAGAGGATAGAAA CTTTCATTGGCAAATGGAAGAGCAGCACAATGTGATCACAAACAACGGCTACAATACATCATCCCATCCACCAGATTACATAGGACCTCCTGAACCAAAGAGACGGATAGTTTCTGGTGAAACTGTTGTTCATTTTGAAGCCTCGCCACTCGTGGGCCAACATGCCGCGCAACCGGTCACTCCGGGATATTATTATCCAGTGATACCGCGCAACGAAGCTAGAGCAATTGTTTTGGAAGATGAGAACGCGTTGTTGAGAAAAAAAATAGAGGAATTGAAAAAGCAA GTCAGCGATTTAACAGCAACTAATGAATTTCTGTTGGATCAAAATGCTCAGTTAAGAATGTCAGGAAAACGAACTGCGAACGTGACAGCTGTCACAGTACCAGCAGTTACTATTACAAATACCGTACCGCCGTCGCAGGCCCCGACACCCCAACAAATGGTTAATGCGGCAGTAGCCGCTGGTACTTTACGTACGGTTACTGCTAGCGTTGCGACTGTCCCTGTGAGCATAGCTACGGTCGCACCTGTTTCTATTGCTGCAGTTTCGATGGCACCGGTGTCGATACCGCCGCCAATCGTCACGATGGCTCAGCAAACGATCACGATGAGCGGTTCAGGACCGCAGGCAACTAATCAACAGCCCCCTAACACACAACAACCTGCCAGTTTACCTCTTTCAATATCTGGTGCCACCGCACCGTTGGTCTCGTATCCTATTATGACTCAAGAACTTAGGCCAGTGTTGCAGTAA
- the Dpck gene encoding dephospho-CoA kinase, whose amino-acid sequence MFLVGLTGGIATGKSSVAAVFNEFGIPVIDADQIARKVVEPGKPAWHKIWKEFGPEVFLDTNELDRVKLGDIIFNDVEKRKKLNAITHPHIYKEIYWQTFKYFLQGHQFVVMDLPLLFETGHMLNYLHKIIVVTCEEDLQLQRLMERTGFTEAKAKIRIAAQMSLERKANMANFVIENSGSVRDTKEQTIKVIKVLKASKYHWKLRFLVGFCCTVLLAGVYWLKNRNLRSLLFAA is encoded by the exons ATGTTTTTAGTGGGTTTAACAGGTGGAATAGCTACTGGGAAAAGTAGCGTTGCTGCTGTTTTTAATGAATTCGGTATACCTGTCATTGATGCAGATCAAATTGCGCGGAAAG TTGTGGAACCTGGAAAACCAGCTTGGCATAAAATATGGAAAGAATTTGGTCCAGAAGTATTTTTAGATACAAATGAACTGGATAGAGTCAAACTTGGCGATATAATATTTAACGACgtagagaaaagaaagaaattaaatgcgataacACATCCACATATATACAAAGaaatatattggcaaacgtTTAAGTATTTCTTGCAAGGCCACCAGTTTGTAGTTATGGATTTGCCATTGCTTTTCGAGACAGGCCATATGTTGAATTATTTGCATAAAATAATCGTCGTGACTTG TGAAGAAGATTTGCAACTACAACGACTTATGGAAAGAACAGGCTTCACAGAAGCTAAGGCAAAAATTAGAATTGCTGCACAAATGTCACTGGAGAGGAAGGCAAATATGGCAAATTTTGTTATTGAAAATTCTGGTAGTGTACGTGACACCAAAGAACAAACTATAAAAGTTATTAAAGTTTTAAAGGCTTCCAAATATCACTGGAAGTTACGTTTTTTGGTTGGATTTTGTTGTACCGTTTTATTAGCAGGTGTATATTGgttaaaaaatagaaatttacGATCTTTACTATTTGCAGCATAA